The genomic region GGTGGCCTCGGCGGCGAGCTGGAGCTCACTGCGGCCGGACTCCTTGGAGAACTCGGTCGCGCCGATGCCGGCGATCGCGGCGTTCATGCGGGCACCTCGATCTTGACCGTGCCGGTGACGTGGTCGCCGTGGTCGGTGCGGCCGACGACCTCGATCAGCAGGTCGTTGTCCTCGCGTTCCAGCACCTGACCGAAGAACTTGAGCGTGTCGTAGGCGTAGCAGGGGGCGCCGAGCTTGATGTTGATCTGGCGCACCAACGCCTCCGTGCCAGCCCAGTCGGTGACGTAGCGCTGGACCAGGCCGGTGGTGGTGAGGATGTTGATGAAGATGTCCTTCGAGCCGCGCTGGACCGCGAGGTCGCGGTCGTGGTGCACGTCCTGGAAGTCGCGGGTCGCGAGCGCGGTGCTGATCACGAACGTCGGCGTGGCCTCCACGTGCCACTCCGGCAGGGAATCACCGATCCGCACGG from Lentzea guizhouensis harbors:
- a CDS encoding MaoC family dehydratase, which translates into the protein MRIGDSLPEWHVEATPTFVISTALATRDFQDVHHDRDLAVQRGSKDIFINILTTTGLVQRYVTDWAGTEALVRQINIKLGAPCYAYDTLKFFGQVLEREDNDLLIEVVGRTDHGDHVTGTVKIEVPA